One window of uncultured Trichococcus sp. genomic DNA carries:
- a CDS encoding SDR family oxidoreductase, whose protein sequence is MKLLVTGATGKFGTKVVETLLKTVPASQLAVSVRNPEKAEALRARGVDVRQGDFDHPETLDTAFAGVDRLLLVSADGDNETRIRQHANAVAAAERAGVGFITYTSLAMAQESTNLFAPTHQATEEAILKTGIPYSFLRNNWYSENEISSIQGVLAGAPWVTSAGNGKVGWALQQDYAEAAAAVLSGDGQENTIYELSGKVLTQEEIAAALGIVLGKEVTVQQVDDATYADIMQDAGVPDFVIPILVEIQRSIRVGSLDVESNDFEKLLGRPATPIHEALSQIVNGITQN, encoded by the coding sequence ATGAAATTATTAGTAACGGGAGCAACAGGAAAATTCGGTACGAAGGTAGTAGAAACTCTATTGAAGACTGTGCCAGCCAGTCAACTGGCTGTCAGTGTTCGTAACCCAGAAAAAGCGGAAGCGTTAAGGGCTCGTGGAGTGGACGTCCGTCAAGGGGATTTTGATCATCCAGAAACACTGGATACTGCTTTTGCAGGTGTTGATCGTTTATTGCTTGTTTCTGCGGATGGGGATAACGAAACAAGAATTCGCCAGCACGCCAACGCGGTAGCTGCGGCAGAACGCGCCGGAGTCGGTTTCATCACCTACACAAGTCTGGCGATGGCACAGGAAAGCACCAACTTATTCGCTCCAACGCATCAGGCCACAGAAGAAGCGATTTTGAAAACGGGGATCCCCTACTCCTTCTTGCGCAACAACTGGTACTCGGAGAATGAAATTTCAAGTATTCAAGGCGTCCTGGCAGGCGCTCCTTGGGTCACATCAGCAGGAAACGGCAAGGTAGGCTGGGCGCTGCAACAAGATTATGCAGAGGCTGCGGCAGCTGTACTTTCCGGTGACGGGCAAGAAAATACAATCTATGAGCTTTCCGGCAAGGTATTGACTCAGGAAGAAATAGCAGCAGCTCTCGGAATTGTATTGGGCAAAGAAGTGACTGTACAACAAGTCGATGACGCTACCTATGCCGATATTATGCAGGATGCTGGCGTACCGGACTTCGTTATCCCTATCCTTGTTGAAATCCAAAGAAGCATTCGCGTGGGTTCCCTGGATGTCGAGAGCAACGATTTCGAAAAACTCCTTGGTCGTCCCGCAACCCCGATCCATGAGGCTTTGAGCCAAATCGTAAATGGAATTACGCAAAATTAA
- a CDS encoding YccF domain-containing protein, with protein sequence MNFLMNLIWFVLGGFISFASWVVIGVLWCLTIVGIPIGMQCFKFAVMAAVPFGREIRISESGTSLVLNIIWMLLGGLALAAEEAVLGIIFCLTIVGIPFGLQHFKHAKLALFPFGAEIYRVA encoded by the coding sequence ATGAATTTTCTGATGAATCTGATTTGGTTTGTATTAGGTGGTTTTATCAGTTTTGCTTCCTGGGTTGTGATCGGTGTTCTGTGGTGCTTGACCATCGTTGGGATTCCGATCGGTATGCAATGCTTCAAGTTCGCTGTGATGGCGGCTGTGCCATTCGGTAGGGAAATCCGCATCAGCGAAAGCGGCACATCGTTGGTATTGAATATAATCTGGATGCTGTTGGGCGGTCTGGCTTTGGCGGCTGAAGAAGCTGTCTTGGGCATCATCTTCTGTCTGACCATCGTAGGCATTCCGTTCGGTCTGCAGCATTTCAAACACGCCAAGCTGGCATTGTTCCCGTTCGGAGCGGAAATCTATCGGGTTGCGTAA
- a CDS encoding helix-turn-helix domain-containing protein, with amino-acid sequence MARSWFGDPADEQLEATVCPITQTQDIIAGKWKIIILWNLSTQTRRFNELQRLLPNISKGILTRQLRELEEDNMVHREVYKEVPPKVEYSLTPLGQSFIPILQSMGEWSKKKLVGK; translated from the coding sequence ATGGCAAGAAGTTGGTTCGGCGACCCCGCAGATGAACAATTGGAGGCGACGGTTTGTCCCATCACGCAAACGCAAGACATCATTGCGGGCAAATGGAAAATCATCATATTATGGAATCTGAGTACGCAGACGAGAAGGTTTAATGAACTTCAACGGTTGTTGCCGAATATTTCAAAAGGGATATTGACCAGGCAATTGCGGGAATTGGAAGAAGACAACATGGTCCACCGGGAAGTCTACAAGGAAGTTCCGCCGAAAGTAGAATATTCCTTAACACCTTTGGGGCAAAGCTTTATTCCGATACTGCAGAGCATGGGCGAGTGGAGTAAAAAAAAATTGGTGGGCAAGTAA
- a CDS encoding glycoside hydrolase family 2 TIM barrel-domain containing protein → MIEKKFNDKWKFWENKDSFALVWNVPETAKEITVPHDAMFEKNAHADSLNGGNTGYYDGAFYNYVKTLHAPAEYKEKTVLLKFEGVYMNAMVYINGELAGKNMFGYSTFYVPLNDFLRYGEENEIRVQVRNGAMTNSRWYSGGGIYRDVYLLVSDVTHLVPEGIQIKTTEADKTLAVLDIATEVKTRKYTPSHVMLETVIRDAEGNEVAKANSPFVLFEQEERIIKQRVTVDSPNRWSDENPSLYTCESNLYVDGELADEAETTFGIRTLQVDAKRGLRVNGETVKLRGACIHHDSGLLGAATYEDAQFRQIKLLKEAGFNAVRMSHHPMAPAMLRACDRLGMYVMDETFDMWNRMKSDYDYGLYFQEWWEKDVTAMVRKDFNHPAVILYSVGNEIPEIGNPHGAKVCHELCAKIKSLDDTRFTLAAINGVFAAGDKVDQIVSDVVSDLQQSGEIEGNVNDFMTLMDGHLDEIVMHPAISERLETACSPTDIAGYNYMTARYEWDSQTYPNRVMVGSETYPPEIARNWDLIEKLPQVIGDFTWTGWDYLGEAGIGVAAYQWGEGGFGAKFPCQLAYVGDIDITGVRRPASYLREIVFGLRNDPYITVQNPRRYGEHLLKTPWIMSDNLSSWNWQGCEGKPVIIEVYAPGTAVELFRNGKSLGKQASGKAAGYRVLFETTYEPGALEAVAYENGQEIGRISLKTAGEDCKFVFGAAEVLDELIYVPIAYRDAAGTVAPDADQAIRLTVSGDGQLVGFGSGNPKPESNPDKHVTQTFLGRAMIILKKTADAENIVLTLTAENGVAETLELSLADMKSDQQTLSVLESVKL, encoded by the coding sequence ATGATAGAGAAAAAATTCAATGATAAGTGGAAATTCTGGGAGAACAAGGACTCCTTTGCGTTGGTGTGGAATGTGCCGGAGACGGCCAAGGAAATCACGGTGCCGCATGATGCGATGTTCGAAAAGAACGCGCACGCAGACAGCCTGAACGGCGGCAACACCGGCTATTACGACGGGGCATTCTACAACTATGTGAAGACGCTCCATGCTCCAGCCGAGTACAAAGAAAAGACGGTCCTCCTGAAGTTTGAGGGCGTGTATATGAACGCCATGGTGTACATAAACGGCGAACTGGCGGGCAAGAATATGTTCGGGTATTCGACTTTTTACGTGCCGCTGAATGATTTCCTCCGCTACGGCGAAGAGAACGAAATCCGGGTCCAAGTCCGCAACGGCGCGATGACAAACAGCCGCTGGTATTCCGGTGGAGGCATCTATCGGGATGTCTACCTGCTGGTTTCGGATGTGACGCATCTGGTGCCGGAAGGAATCCAGATCAAAACGACAGAAGCCGACAAAACCTTGGCGGTATTGGACATTGCGACAGAGGTGAAGACAAGGAAGTATACCCCAAGCCATGTCATGTTGGAGACCGTGATCCGCGATGCGGAAGGCAATGAAGTGGCGAAAGCAAACTCGCCTTTTGTGCTGTTCGAACAGGAAGAGCGGATCATCAAACAGCGTGTGACCGTGGACAGTCCGAATCGCTGGTCGGACGAAAATCCGAGCCTCTACACATGCGAAAGCAATCTGTACGTGGATGGGGAATTGGCGGATGAAGCAGAAACAACTTTCGGTATCCGGACATTGCAGGTGGATGCGAAACGCGGGCTGCGTGTGAACGGGGAAACCGTGAAACTTCGCGGAGCTTGCATCCATCACGACAGCGGCCTACTTGGGGCGGCGACGTATGAGGATGCCCAATTCCGCCAAATCAAACTGCTGAAGGAAGCGGGCTTCAATGCGGTCCGGATGTCCCATCACCCGATGGCGCCTGCGATGCTGCGGGCTTGCGACCGTTTGGGGATGTACGTGATGGACGAAACGTTCGACATGTGGAACCGGATGAAATCCGACTACGATTACGGGCTTTATTTCCAGGAATGGTGGGAAAAAGATGTGACGGCGATGGTGCGCAAGGATTTCAACCATCCGGCCGTAATCCTTTATTCCGTCGGGAACGAAATTCCGGAAATCGGGAACCCGCACGGAGCGAAAGTCTGCCACGAACTTTGCGCCAAGATCAAATCGTTGGACGACACCCGCTTCACCTTGGCTGCCATCAACGGCGTCTTTGCGGCGGGGGATAAGGTCGATCAGATCGTGAGCGATGTTGTTTCGGATCTGCAGCAGTCAGGCGAAATCGAAGGCAATGTCAATGACTTCATGACGCTGATGGACGGCCATCTGGACGAAATCGTGATGCACCCGGCCATTTCGGAACGCTTGGAAACGGCCTGCAGCCCGACCGATATCGCCGGCTACAACTATATGACGGCCCGTTATGAATGGGACAGCCAAACCTATCCGAACCGCGTCATGGTCGGCAGCGAAACGTACCCGCCGGAAATCGCCCGCAACTGGGATTTGATCGAAAAACTTCCGCAAGTCATTGGCGATTTTACCTGGACCGGTTGGGACTATCTTGGCGAAGCGGGTATCGGTGTAGCGGCTTATCAATGGGGTGAAGGCGGATTTGGAGCGAAGTTCCCATGCCAATTGGCGTATGTTGGGGATATCGACATCACTGGAGTCCGCCGACCAGCCTCCTATTTGCGTGAGATTGTCTTCGGATTACGGAATGATCCTTACATCACTGTCCAAAATCCGCGCAGATACGGCGAACATTTGCTGAAGACGCCGTGGATCATGAGCGATAATCTGTCCAGTTGGAACTGGCAGGGATGTGAAGGCAAACCGGTGATCATCGAAGTCTACGCTCCGGGGACCGCGGTTGAATTGTTCCGCAATGGGAAATCGCTGGGCAAACAAGCTTCCGGAAAAGCGGCAGGCTACCGTGTGCTGTTCGAAACCACTTATGAGCCAGGGGCACTTGAAGCCGTGGCTTACGAAAATGGTCAGGAAATCGGCCGCATCAGTTTGAAAACTGCCGGGGAAGACTGCAAGTTTGTCTTTGGTGCGGCGGAAGTCTTGGATGAACTTATCTATGTACCGATTGCCTATCGTGACGCAGCAGGAACGGTTGCCCCGGATGCTGATCAGGCGATCCGCTTGACCGTTTCCGGCGATGGGCAGCTGGTCGGCTTCGGCAGCGGCAATCCGAAACCGGAATCCAATCCGGATAAGCATGTGACGCAAACGTTCCTTGGCCGTGCGATGATCATCCTCAAAAAGACTGCCGATGCGGAAAACATCGTCTTGACCCTCACTGCTGAGAACGGCGTTGCGGAAACGCTGGAGTTGTCGTTGGCTGATATGAAGTCGGACCAACAAACCCTGAGCGTTTTGGAGAGCGTGAAGTTATGA
- the pgmB gene encoding beta-phosphoglucomutase: MKAVLFDLDGVITDTAKFHFLAWRDLGAELGIEVDEAFNEELKGVSRIDSLERILAQGGVADKYSSAEKDELCVKKNAHYLELIKEMTPDDILPGIIPLLEELKAADIKMIVTSASKNAPGILDLLQVRPYFDGIVDPATVKAGKPAPDIFLAGAQLAGADPADCVGVEDAASGVEAIKAAGILAVAVGDEQVLALADRVLSSTADLSLAVLQEAWENSKK, encoded by the coding sequence ATGAAGGCGGTACTATTTGATTTGGATGGTGTGATCACCGACACAGCGAAGTTTCATTTTTTGGCTTGGCGCGACTTGGGAGCGGAGCTGGGCATTGAAGTGGATGAGGCGTTCAACGAGGAGCTGAAAGGAGTAAGCCGCATCGATTCGCTGGAGCGCATATTGGCGCAAGGCGGGGTTGCGGATAAATATTCCTCGGCCGAAAAAGATGAATTGTGCGTGAAAAAGAATGCCCATTACTTGGAATTGATAAAGGAAATGACACCGGATGACATTTTGCCGGGCATCATTCCGCTGTTGGAGGAACTGAAGGCTGCCGACATCAAAATGATCGTGACTTCCGCAAGCAAGAATGCTCCGGGAATCCTTGATCTGTTGCAGGTGCGTCCTTACTTCGACGGCATCGTCGATCCGGCGACTGTTAAGGCTGGCAAACCGGCTCCGGATATTTTTCTGGCGGGAGCTCAGCTTGCGGGCGCCGATCCGGCTGACTGTGTAGGGGTCGAGGATGCGGCTTCAGGCGTTGAGGCCATCAAAGCTGCCGGCATATTGGCGGTAGCGGTTGGCGATGAACAGGTTTTGGCTTTGGCTGACCGCGTGCTTTCGAGCACTGCCGATTTGTCGCTTGCCGTTTTGCAGGAAGCGTGGGAAAACAGCAAAAAGTAA